One window of the Pedobacter ginsengisoli genome contains the following:
- a CDS encoding site-specific integrase — translation MKSNQNLKILFWHRKSKKDSKNYAPIICRISIDGEDVEISTGQKVHVDNWDVKSKKVIKSENSKKINTELNRIASLLEVNFTVLKTKYALITPSMLKNTYKNVTIDVKQQDDPHTIPSLMELVGIHINEFGMLVDKGLRSKETLKQWNATKKKIAEFLDTQLKVNDIKLDDIEYSFAQKFLNYLVLKRFPSLKDAAAMKQIKNLKQILNIAEANQWILKNPIEKFKCGSEDPEIKPLEIFEVEKIWRKKLTIDRLVKVRDAFIFQCFTGFAYQDIYNLTKEHIVYVGSDNEKWLVKERGKTKVTEMVPILPIVDELITKYENSPYCMIYNRLIPVNSNFRYNSYLKELSDVCDIGKPLNSHLARHTFADMMLNVLNFPLEDVSKMLGHKNIRTTQRYARIRKSRIGKKMKEAKNIIFDEAGELKRFAMI, via the coding sequence ATGAAAAGCAACCAAAATCTTAAAATCCTGTTCTGGCACCGCAAGTCAAAAAAGGATTCAAAAAACTATGCACCAATTATTTGCAGAATATCAATTGATGGTGAAGATGTCGAAATTTCTACGGGACAAAAGGTACATGTAGACAATTGGGACGTTAAATCAAAAAAGGTAATAAAGTCTGAAAATTCAAAGAAAATCAATACGGAACTTAATCGTATTGCAAGTTTGTTGGAGGTCAATTTCACGGTTCTGAAAACCAAGTACGCGTTAATTACCCCATCAATGCTGAAAAACACCTACAAAAATGTCACCATTGACGTCAAGCAACAAGATGATCCTCACACAATTCCTTCATTAATGGAGTTAGTCGGTATCCATATAAATGAATTCGGCATGTTGGTAGATAAAGGCCTAAGATCGAAGGAAACTTTGAAGCAATGGAATGCCACTAAGAAAAAAATAGCCGAATTTTTGGACACACAATTAAAGGTTAACGATATCAAATTAGATGATATTGAATATTCATTTGCCCAAAAGTTCTTGAATTATCTTGTTTTAAAGCGATTTCCCTCCTTGAAAGATGCCGCCGCAATGAAGCAGATCAAAAACCTGAAGCAAATTTTAAATATAGCAGAAGCAAACCAATGGATATTAAAGAACCCTATTGAGAAATTTAAATGTGGTTCTGAAGATCCCGAAATTAAGCCCTTGGAAATCTTTGAAGTCGAAAAAATATGGCGCAAAAAGCTTACAATTGACCGTCTTGTTAAAGTTAGGGATGCCTTTATATTTCAATGTTTTACGGGCTTTGCATATCAGGACATCTATAATCTTACCAAAGAGCATATTGTTTATGTCGGCTCTGACAATGAAAAATGGCTTGTGAAAGAACGGGGCAAGACTAAAGTGACTGAGATGGTTCCCATTTTACCCATCGTGGATGAACTAATCACTAAATATGAAAACAGTCCATACTGTATGATATATAATCGCCTTATTCCTGTAAACAGTAATTTCAGGTACAATTCTTATCTCAAAGAACTTTCTGATGTGTGTGATATCGGAAAGCCCCTAAACAGCCACCTTGCCCGCCATACATTTGCAGATATGATGCTGAATGTACTAAACTTTCCTTTAGAGGATGTGAGCAAAATGCTCGGACATAAAAACATCCGTACCACCCAAAGGTATGCTAGGATTAGGAAAAGTCGGATCGGTAAAAAGATGAAAGAAGCAAAAAATATAATATTTGATGAAGCTGGAGAATTAAAGCGGTTTGCCATGATCTAG